A genomic window from Qipengyuania oceanensis includes:
- a CDS encoding RNA pyrophosphohydrolase, with translation MNELGYRPCVGVMLVNSEGKVFVGRRIDTKEGDWWQMPQGGVDEGEDLDSAMLRELHEETGARPEHISVLKAMDEPLRYDLPDELIGKLWGGKYRGQEQVWYLARFKGTEADIDLDAHDPAEFCDYKWVDAEDLPDLIIPFKKRVYRQVVEAFRELV, from the coding sequence ATGAACGAACTGGGTTACCGCCCCTGCGTGGGCGTGATGCTGGTCAACTCCGAAGGCAAGGTCTTCGTCGGGCGCCGGATCGATACCAAGGAAGGCGACTGGTGGCAGATGCCGCAGGGCGGCGTGGACGAAGGCGAAGACCTCGACAGTGCGATGCTGCGCGAACTGCACGAGGAAACCGGCGCCAGGCCGGAGCATATCTCCGTGCTCAAGGCGATGGACGAACCGCTCCGCTACGACTTGCCCGATGAATTGATCGGCAAACTATGGGGCGGGAAGTATCGCGGGCAGGAGCAGGTTTGGTATCTCGCGCGCTTCAAGGGCACCGAAGCCGATATCGATCTCGATGCGCACGATCCGGCGGAATTCTGCGACTACAAATGGGTCGATGCGGAAGATCTTCCGGACCTGATCATCCCGTTCAAGAAACGCGTCTACCGCCAGGTAGTGGAGGCATTCCGCGAACTCGTTTGA
- a CDS encoding 2-oxoacid:acceptor oxidoreductase subunit alpha, with protein sequence MATTAAERPDGPDKSGNPEAVVVRFAGDSGDGMQLTGGQFTLSTALAGNDLATFPDFPAEIRAPQGTLFGVSAFQINFGSREINTAGDAPDVLVAMNPAALKTNLAALKPGGLIIADTGEFSKRNLDKAKYDTNPLEDGSLDKWQLLAFDISEKTIEAVKPFGLGNKDALRSKNMWTLGLALWMFDRPRDPIHQWLRDKFKSKPDIADANIAALDAGHAYGETAELAGPLRQVHVDPVPSEPGLYRTITGAEAVSLGLVAGAQLAELPMFFGGYPITPASAILHHLARLKEYGITTFQAEDEIAAICAAIGASYAGSLGVTSSSGPGIALKGEAMGLAIMTELPLVIVNSQRGGPSTGLPTKTEQSDLYQAVYGRNGDAPMPVIAASSPADAFECAIEACRIAVKYMTPVMLLTDGYIANAAEPWKVPDPATFEPFPASFLTEPRGEQLLPYKRDENGARPWIKPGTPRMMHRIGGIEKHLETGNIDYSPDNHQAMTDARKAKIDGIARELAPQGVTLGEEGGKLAVVGWGSTFGPIRRAVDNCRGKGMDVSHIQFRHIWPLPANTGELLRKFDKILVPEMNTGQFKTVLRDQFLVDAQPLTKTSGQPFQIAELEAAIAKFFDDIDGNEGGQVEVNDQQLPSPGQDEA encoded by the coding sequence ATGGCGACCACTGCCGCCGAACGGCCCGACGGCCCCGACAAATCGGGCAACCCAGAGGCGGTCGTCGTCCGCTTCGCCGGAGATTCCGGTGACGGCATGCAGTTGACCGGCGGCCAGTTCACGCTGTCGACCGCGCTTGCGGGCAACGATCTTGCAACCTTCCCAGATTTCCCCGCCGAAATCCGCGCGCCGCAGGGCACGTTGTTCGGTGTGTCGGCCTTCCAGATCAACTTCGGCAGTCGCGAGATCAACACGGCGGGCGATGCGCCGGACGTGCTCGTCGCGATGAACCCTGCGGCGCTGAAGACCAATCTTGCGGCGCTCAAGCCGGGCGGCCTGATCATCGCCGACACCGGCGAGTTTTCGAAGCGCAATCTCGACAAGGCGAAATACGACACCAACCCGCTCGAGGATGGCAGCCTCGACAAGTGGCAGCTGCTCGCTTTCGACATCAGCGAGAAGACGATCGAGGCGGTCAAGCCCTTCGGCCTCGGCAACAAGGATGCGCTGCGGTCCAAGAACATGTGGACGCTGGGGCTGGCGCTGTGGATGTTCGACCGCCCGCGCGATCCGATCCACCAGTGGCTGCGCGACAAGTTCAAGTCCAAGCCCGACATCGCCGACGCCAATATCGCTGCGCTCGATGCCGGTCATGCCTATGGCGAGACCGCCGAGCTGGCCGGCCCCTTGCGGCAGGTGCATGTCGATCCGGTTCCCTCGGAACCCGGCCTCTATCGCACGATCACCGGCGCGGAAGCCGTGAGCCTTGGCCTGGTCGCGGGAGCCCAGCTGGCCGAGTTGCCGATGTTCTTCGGCGGGTATCCGATCACTCCGGCAAGCGCGATCCTGCATCACCTTGCCCGGCTGAAGGAATACGGGATCACCACCTTCCAGGCGGAAGACGAGATCGCCGCGATCTGCGCCGCGATCGGCGCCAGCTATGCCGGCAGTCTGGGCGTCACGAGTTCCTCTGGCCCCGGCATCGCGCTCAAGGGCGAGGCGATGGGCCTTGCGATCATGACCGAGCTGCCGCTGGTGATCGTGAACTCGCAGCGCGGCGGCCCTTCGACCGGCCTGCCGACCAAGACCGAACAGAGCGACCTCTACCAGGCGGTTTACGGTCGCAACGGCGATGCACCGATGCCGGTTATCGCTGCCAGCAGCCCGGCAGACGCGTTCGAATGTGCGATCGAGGCCTGCCGTATCGCGGTCAAGTACATGACCCCGGTTATGCTGTTGACCGACGGTTATATCGCCAATGCCGCCGAGCCGTGGAAAGTCCCCGACCCGGCCACCTTCGAGCCGTTTCCGGCATCTTTCCTGACCGAGCCGCGGGGCGAGCAACTGCTTCCCTACAAGCGTGACGAGAACGGCGCCCGTCCGTGGATCAAGCCCGGTACGCCGAGAATGATGCATCGCATCGGCGGGATCGAGAAGCACCTGGAAACAGGCAACATCGATTATTCGCCGGACAATCACCAGGCCATGACCGATGCACGCAAGGCCAAGATCGACGGGATTGCGCGCGAGCTGGCACCTCAGGGTGTCACGCTGGGCGAAGAGGGCGGCAAGCTTGCCGTCGTCGGCTGGGGGTCGACCTTCGGCCCGATCCGCCGCGCGGTCGACAACTGCCGAGGCAAGGGCATGGACGTCAGTCATATCCAATTCCGTCACATCTGGCCGCTGCCGGCAAACACCGGCGAGCTGCTTCGCAAGTTCGACAAGATCCTCGTGCCCGAGATGAACACCGGCCAGTTCAAGACCGTACTGCGTGACCAGTTCCTCGTCGACGCGCAGCCGCTGACGAAGACCAGCGGACAGCCGTTCCAGATCGCCGAACTCGAAGCCGCTATCGCGAAATTCTTCGACGATATTGACGGCAATGAAGGCGGGCAGGTCGAGGTCAACGACCAGCAATTGCCCAGTCCAGGGCAGGACGAGGCATAG
- a CDS encoding alpha/beta hydrolase produces MTDTTPYVRDDVKAFLAMLAQAGGPAIDEVSLEEARAAYQAMHDLADRPARELPVVRDLTCPGPAGEIPLRLYDARDTREAGPVIVFYHGGGFVIGDLDTHHNLCTEIAAQMDLPVVAVDYRLAPEHPFPAAIEDCEAATRWIASNPDELGRNASGIVTIGDSAGGNATIVVGQLLAAQDAEVPVVLQVPIFPLAADAFGSKSIEDFADGYVLTRRAIIFFDTHYAPVRDDPRAMPILGDIAASPPTVLVTASLDPIRDSGREYGAALAHHGIDHIFLEMKGVTHSFTNLRQAVPGTQDDLETVFAAMKLMLERLDR; encoded by the coding sequence ATGACCGATACCACCCCCTATGTCCGCGACGATGTGAAGGCTTTCCTGGCGATGCTGGCCCAGGCGGGCGGTCCGGCGATCGACGAGGTTTCGCTTGAAGAGGCCCGGGCGGCCTACCAGGCGATGCACGATCTCGCCGATCGACCGGCGCGGGAGCTGCCGGTCGTCCGCGACCTGACCTGTCCGGGCCCGGCGGGCGAGATACCCCTTCGCCTGTACGATGCGCGCGACACGCGCGAGGCCGGTCCCGTCATCGTCTTCTATCACGGGGGCGGCTTCGTCATCGGAGACCTCGATACGCACCACAATCTGTGCACCGAAATCGCGGCCCAGATGGATCTGCCCGTCGTCGCGGTCGACTATCGTCTCGCGCCGGAGCATCCCTTCCCTGCCGCGATCGAGGATTGCGAGGCAGCGACGCGCTGGATTGCGAGCAATCCGGACGAGCTCGGCCGCAACGCCAGCGGCATCGTCACCATCGGCGACAGTGCGGGTGGCAACGCCACGATCGTCGTCGGGCAATTGCTCGCAGCACAGGACGCAGAGGTGCCAGTCGTCCTGCAGGTGCCGATCTTTCCGCTCGCCGCCGATGCCTTCGGCTCCAAGAGCATCGAGGATTTCGCCGACGGATATGTCCTGACGCGCCGCGCGATAATATTCTTCGACACCCATTACGCGCCGGTCCGGGACGATCCGCGGGCCATGCCCATCCTCGGCGACATTGCCGCCAGCCCGCCGACCGTTCTGGTCACCGCCAGCCTCGACCCGATCCGCGATTCGGGCCGCGAATACGGGGCAGCACTTGCGCATCACGGCATCGACCACATCTTCCTCGAAATGAAAGGCGTCACCCACTCGTTCACCAACCTGCGCCAGGCGGTACCCGGCACGCAGGACGATCTCGAGACGGTGTTCGCCGCGATGAAGCTGATGCTGGAGCGTCTGGATCGATGA
- a CDS encoding metal-dependent hydrolase yields MDNITHSLVGALIGQAGLKKKTGLAMPALIIGANLPDVDAACFFWLNGVEHLAFRRGITHGPPALVLLPLILAGLLYGIDRWQASRGKRPESRLPVSFKWLFLLSFIGCLTHPALDWLNVYGIRLLEPFSSRWFYGDVLFIIDIWLWVLMGFATWFSLRRERRAGEWKQPARIALSVALAYIGVNALITARAEAAVTDSPTGAEVVIASPPPLWSWQREMISGGNGLYTIGADKTLPGIPLDRCDLAAAGEADEQVRAFLFWSRTPLIVPREDGSYWLADARYYDPLSRDRFTVKIPELECEGLVSG; encoded by the coding sequence ATGGACAATATCACTCATAGCCTGGTCGGCGCGCTGATCGGGCAGGCGGGCCTGAAGAAGAAGACCGGCCTCGCCATGCCAGCGCTGATCATCGGGGCCAACCTGCCCGACGTCGATGCGGCATGCTTCTTCTGGCTCAACGGAGTGGAACACCTGGCTTTCCGGCGCGGGATCACGCACGGCCCGCCCGCGCTCGTGCTGCTGCCACTGATACTGGCGGGGCTACTCTACGGCATCGACCGTTGGCAGGCGAGCCGCGGGAAACGACCCGAGAGCCGCCTTCCGGTCAGCTTCAAATGGCTGTTCCTGCTGAGCTTCATCGGCTGCCTTACGCACCCCGCACTCGACTGGCTGAACGTCTATGGAATCCGCCTGCTCGAGCCGTTCTCCTCTCGATGGTTCTACGGCGACGTGCTCTTCATCATCGACATCTGGCTGTGGGTGCTGATGGGCTTCGCGACGTGGTTCTCCCTGCGACGCGAGAGGAGAGCCGGGGAATGGAAGCAGCCCGCGCGCATCGCGCTGAGCGTGGCGCTGGCTTATATCGGGGTGAACGCCCTGATCACGGCCCGTGCAGAGGCCGCGGTGACCGACAGTCCGACCGGCGCGGAGGTGGTCATCGCCAGTCCGCCGCCGTTGTGGTCGTGGCAGCGCGAGATGATTTCCGGTGGAAATGGCCTCTACACGATCGGTGCGGACAAGACCTTGCCCGGCATTCCGCTCGACCGCTGCGATCTCGCGGCTGCCGGTGAAGCCGACGAACAGGTTCGCGCTTTCCTTTTCTGGTCTCGCACGCCGCTGATCGTTCCGCGCGAGGACGGCAGCTACTGGCTTGCCGATGCGCGCTATTACGACCCGCTGTCGCGTGACCGGTTCACGGTCAAAATCCCGGAACTGGAGTGCGAGGGGCTGGTCAGCGGCTAG
- a CDS encoding phosphatase PAP2 family protein produces the protein MNTNSELVDRDDPPLPAQTVRIPARGYAIDRRKVLIVAALLWAGFAVVAWMVLNGRTGAFDEWGLKLFRTGADFHAAGSEKLVEAVRDMTALGGVFLRNLFALAAVVALLFLRLRREAVLYALAVMAGWLVNSGLKLVVGRERPQIVPHLTSAGGESFPSGHSFSSAVVWIGMALAFATLSNRHSVRYTMVVAAMALAGMVAWSRVMLGVHFPSDVVAGWLAGSGWAFLSAALFYGAAKSAADSETARKLDPSSR, from the coding sequence ATGAACACCAATTCCGAACTCGTCGACCGGGACGATCCGCCGCTGCCGGCGCAAACTGTCCGGATCCCGGCACGCGGCTACGCGATCGACCGGCGCAAGGTCTTGATCGTCGCCGCCTTGTTGTGGGCCGGATTTGCCGTGGTCGCCTGGATGGTGCTCAACGGTCGTACCGGCGCGTTCGACGAATGGGGCCTGAAGCTGTTTCGCACCGGCGCGGATTTCCATGCCGCGGGTTCGGAGAAGCTGGTCGAGGCCGTGCGCGACATGACGGCACTGGGCGGCGTGTTCCTGCGCAATCTTTTTGCGCTTGCCGCCGTCGTCGCGCTCCTGTTCCTCAGGCTTCGGCGCGAAGCGGTCCTCTATGCCTTGGCGGTCATGGCGGGGTGGCTGGTCAACAGCGGCCTCAAGCTGGTGGTTGGCCGCGAACGCCCGCAGATCGTCCCACACCTGACTTCGGCGGGTGGCGAAAGCTTTCCGAGCGGCCACAGCTTTTCATCGGCAGTAGTGTGGATCGGCATGGCGCTGGCCTTCGCTACGTTGAGCAATCGCCACTCCGTCCGCTACACCATGGTCGTCGCGGCTATGGCTTTGGCGGGCATGGTGGCGTGGAGCCGCGTGATGCTGGGCGTGCACTTCCCGAGCGATGTCGTCGCGGGCTGGCTCGCGGGGAGCGGCTGGGCCTTCCTGTCTGCGGCGCTGTTCTATGGCGCTGCAAAAAGCGCGGCCGACAGCGAGACCGCCCGCAAGCTCGATCCGTCTAGCCGCTGA
- a CDS encoding EF-hand domain-containing protein has product MNTLTTKTILASSLALALTACGGEPQQPEPTPTATPTPVAEYDPASRDYTLAPEAQALRDEADMAAFREEYMGYRQENETAATADGDAADAATQADTDPRAGLSWADLDRNDDAHLTPGEYAIWAATVEQGNAELTDEQEKRIVDSFYYYDQNRDGELSQREFTSARRGDDLG; this is encoded by the coding sequence GTGAACACCCTGACGACCAAGACCATTCTGGCCTCGAGCCTGGCACTTGCGCTCACCGCATGCGGCGGAGAGCCGCAGCAGCCAGAGCCGACGCCGACTGCCACTCCTACCCCCGTTGCTGAATACGATCCGGCAAGCCGCGATTACACGCTTGCGCCCGAAGCGCAGGCTCTGCGCGACGAGGCCGACATGGCAGCATTCCGCGAGGAATACATGGGGTATCGCCAGGAGAACGAAACAGCCGCGACTGCCGATGGCGACGCTGCGGACGCCGCGACCCAGGCCGACACCGATCCGCGCGCTGGCCTCAGCTGGGCGGATCTCGATCGCAATGACGACGCCCATCTAACTCCGGGCGAATATGCCATCTGGGCCGCTACGGTCGAGCAGGGCAACGCCGAACTGACCGACGAGCAGGAAAAGCGTATCGTCGACAGCTTCTATTATTACGACCAGAATCGTGACGGCGAACTGTCGCAGCGCGAGTTCACCTCCGCGCGCAGGGGCGATGATCTCGGCTGA
- a CDS encoding 2-oxoacid:ferredoxin oxidoreductase subunit beta, with amino-acid sequence MNAPAKFETTLKDWETDQEVRWCPGCGDYAILKAVQRTLPQLGANPANTCFISGIGCSSRFPYYMETYGFHTIHGRAPAVATGVKLANPDLDIWLVTGDGDGLSIGGNHLMHVLRRNVNMQIMLFNNEIYGLTKGQFSPTSRVGTRSPSTPLGSYDRPANPAAFALGAGARFVGRGFDVSKNLPDVLKAAHGHKGAAFIEIFQNCIVYNKDVFDDFAAPKGAGDRQLWLEHGKPMLFGDEKTGYDKGIALDRDGLHLKVVEATEDNWEEAGVLVHDATNRVIAHMLVEMPFGPFPMALGVLYDDPAPTFEDGVAAEREKATSGKTANLAKLLGTGQTWTVDGTAQDPI; translated from the coding sequence ATGAACGCACCGGCAAAGTTCGAAACCACGCTCAAGGACTGGGAAACCGACCAGGAGGTTCGCTGGTGTCCGGGTTGCGGCGACTATGCGATCCTCAAGGCCGTACAGCGCACGCTGCCGCAGCTTGGAGCAAACCCTGCCAACACCTGCTTCATCAGCGGTATCGGCTGCTCGAGCCGCTTCCCCTACTATATGGAAACCTACGGCTTCCACACGATCCACGGACGTGCGCCTGCCGTGGCAACGGGCGTCAAGCTCGCCAACCCGGATCTCGACATCTGGCTGGTGACCGGCGACGGCGACGGGCTCTCGATCGGCGGCAATCACCTGATGCATGTGTTGCGGCGTAACGTGAACATGCAGATCATGCTGTTCAACAACGAGATTTACGGGCTGACCAAGGGCCAGTTCTCGCCGACCAGCCGGGTCGGGACGCGCAGCCCGTCGACCCCGCTCGGTAGCTACGACCGCCCGGCCAATCCCGCTGCCTTCGCGCTCGGTGCCGGTGCGCGCTTCGTCGGTCGCGGTTTCGACGTCTCGAAGAACCTGCCGGACGTCCTGAAGGCCGCGCACGGCCACAAGGGCGCCGCCTTCATCGAGATCTTCCAGAACTGCATCGTCTACAACAAGGACGTGTTCGACGATTTCGCCGCGCCCAAGGGGGCGGGAGATCGCCAGCTGTGGCTCGAACATGGCAAGCCGATGCTCTTCGGCGACGAAAAGACCGGTTACGACAAGGGCATCGCGCTCGATCGTGACGGGCTGCACCTGAAGGTTGTCGAGGCAACCGAAGACAATTGGGAAGAGGCGGGCGTGCTGGTGCACGACGCCACAAATCGCGTCATCGCGCACATGCTCGTCGAAATGCCCTTCGGTCCGTTCCCGATGGCGCTCGGCGTGCTCTACGACGATCCGGCGCCGACCTTCGAGGATGGTGTCGCGGCAGAGCGCGAAAAAGCGACCAGCGGCAAGACTGCCAATCTCGCAAAGCTGCTGGGCACTGGCCAGACCTGGACCGTCGACGGGACCGCGCAGGATCCTATCTAG
- the guaB gene encoding IMP dehydrogenase, whose amino-acid sequence MEIPVGLTFDDVLLRPAESDILPSMADTSTRLTREIGLNIPVISAAMDTVTEADMAIVMAQLGGIGVLHRNLEVDEQVAAVRAVKRFESGMVVNPITISPDATLGEAQAMMTQNRISGIPVTDRGGKLCGILTNRDVRFAENPNQPVRELMTTDNLATVPLGTGQEEARRMLHQRRIEKLLVVDDEGKCVGLITVKDIEKAVNYPDATKDGTGRLRVAAATTVGDKGFARTEALIDAECDVVIIDTAHGHNKDVARAVERAKMLSNSVQIIAGNVATAEATRALIDAGADAVKIGIGPGSICTTRVVAGVGVPQLTAILESAAEAAKSNVPVIADGGLRTSGDAAKALAAGASTVMIGSMLAGTAEAPGETFLYQGRSYKSYRGMGSVGAMARGSADRYFQADVSAMKLVPEGIEGQVPFKGPAADVVHQLVGGIKAAMGYTGSATIAELKERARFVRITGAGLTESHVHDVAITREAPNYPTR is encoded by the coding sequence ATGGAAATCCCCGTCGGCCTCACCTTCGATGACGTTCTCCTCCGTCCGGCGGAAAGCGACATCCTGCCCTCGATGGCCGATACGTCGACCCGGCTGACGCGCGAGATCGGGCTCAACATCCCGGTGATCTCGGCGGCGATGGACACCGTGACCGAGGCCGACATGGCGATCGTGATGGCGCAGCTCGGCGGTATCGGCGTGCTGCACCGCAATCTCGAAGTGGACGAACAGGTCGCGGCGGTGCGCGCGGTCAAGCGCTTCGAAAGCGGCATGGTCGTCAATCCCATCACCATCTCGCCGGACGCGACGCTGGGCGAGGCGCAGGCGATGATGACGCAGAACCGCATCAGCGGCATTCCGGTAACTGACCGTGGCGGCAAGCTGTGCGGCATCCTGACCAATCGCGACGTGAGGTTCGCAGAAAACCCCAACCAGCCGGTCCGCGAGTTGATGACGACCGACAATCTCGCCACCGTGCCGCTCGGCACCGGGCAGGAAGAGGCGCGGCGGATGCTTCACCAGCGCCGGATCGAGAAACTGCTGGTCGTCGACGACGAAGGCAAGTGCGTCGGCCTGATCACGGTCAAGGACATCGAGAAGGCGGTCAACTATCCCGATGCCACCAAGGACGGGACCGGCCGGCTGCGCGTGGCGGCCGCAACCACGGTCGGCGACAAGGGTTTCGCCCGCACCGAGGCGCTGATCGATGCCGAATGCGACGTCGTCATCATCGACACCGCGCACGGCCACAACAAGGACGTTGCGCGCGCGGTCGAGCGGGCGAAGATGCTCTCGAACTCGGTGCAGATCATCGCCGGCAACGTCGCGACCGCAGAGGCGACCCGCGCATTGATCGATGCGGGTGCCGACGCGGTGAAGATCGGCATCGGACCCGGCTCCATCTGCACGACCCGCGTGGTCGCGGGCGTCGGCGTGCCCCAGCTGACCGCGATCCTCGAAAGCGCGGCGGAAGCGGCCAAGTCCAATGTTCCGGTAATCGCCGATGGCGGACTGCGCACGAGCGGCGATGCAGCTAAGGCGCTGGCTGCCGGGGCATCGACCGTGATGATCGGCTCGATGCTGGCCGGGACCGCCGAGGCTCCGGGTGAGACCTTCCTCTACCAGGGTCGCAGCTACAAGAGCTACCGCGGCATGGGCAGCGTCGGCGCGATGGCGCGCGGCAGTGCCGACCGGTATTTCCAGGCAGACGTTTCGGCGATGAAGCTGGTGCCGGAAGGCATCGAGGGGCAGGTACCGTTCAAGGGTCCGGCGGCCGATGTCGTCCACCAGCTCGTCGGGGGGATCAAGGCCGCGATGGGCTACACGGGTTCTGCAACGATCGCCGAACTCAAGGAGCGCGCGCGGTTCGTGCGCATCACGGGGGCCGGTCTGACGGAAAGCCATGTCCATGATGTCGCGATCACGCGCGAGGCTCCGAACTATCCGACGCGGTAG
- a CDS encoding phosphatase PAP2 family protein: MLQKLRTAITCEYRLLLGAIGTLLLLWGFGALAGEMIEGETGAYDSKIELALRHSDNLAVPVGPAFLKTAMIDLTALGSETILTLVTVLAIAFLLLRKRQNQALLVAAAVGGGALLSGLLKSQFSRARPEIVPHLVPVHSASFPSGHAMNSAIVYLTIAVLIARSYEDARTRNFIVGLAVIATGVIGFSRVYLGVHWPSDVAAGWLVGGAWASLMGLVAVTLQRRRKIEQPARPSSDTEQARP, encoded by the coding sequence ATGCTCCAGAAATTGCGCACCGCAATCACATGCGAATATCGCCTCCTGCTGGGAGCGATCGGCACGCTCCTGCTGCTATGGGGCTTCGGGGCGCTGGCCGGGGAGATGATCGAAGGCGAGACAGGTGCCTACGATAGTAAGATCGAACTGGCCTTGCGCCATTCGGACAATTTGGCCGTGCCCGTTGGGCCGGCTTTTCTGAAGACGGCGATGATCGATCTCACGGCTCTGGGTAGCGAGACGATCCTGACTCTGGTCACCGTGCTCGCGATAGCCTTCCTGCTGCTGCGCAAGCGGCAGAACCAGGCATTGCTGGTCGCGGCAGCGGTAGGCGGCGGCGCGCTGCTTAGCGGACTTCTGAAGTCGCAGTTCTCGCGCGCCCGCCCCGAGATCGTGCCCCATCTCGTGCCGGTCCACTCGGCTAGCTTCCCGAGCGGTCACGCGATGAACAGTGCTATCGTCTACCTCACGATCGCCGTCTTGATCGCGCGCAGTTACGAGGATGCGCGCACGCGCAATTTCATTGTCGGGCTGGCAGTGATCGCAACAGGCGTGATCGGATTCAGCCGCGTCTATCTCGGGGTCCACTGGCCGAGCGATGTCGCAGCCGGCTGGCTCGTCGGCGGCGCATGGGCAAGCCTGATGGGCCTGGTCGCGGTGACGCTGCAGCGCCGCCGCAAGATCGAACAGCCGGCCCGACCCAGTTCGGATACGGAGCAGGCCAGGCCGTAA
- a CDS encoding RsmB/NOP family class I SAM-dependent RNA methyltransferase has product MTPAARVQAAIDIVDEVIEAARTEGAPADRLVAAYFKARRYAGSKDRRAVRELVYSSIRACGPVPASGRAAMLRLAQLDEGLDPLFDGSAHGPQPIGETEEAAAGGLAPQWLVDALEASDVSGQDAAALMSRAPLDVRVNALKADRATIELPEAGEILAAPQGLRFESGTQVEQWEAWRDGLVEVQDHGSQLACMAAGAMPGETVVDLCAGAGGKTLSLAAMMDNSGTLIACDTDKRRLGNLQPRAEKAGAGMIEICLLDPGKELEMLADWHGKADAVLVDAPCSGTGTWRRKPEAKWRLTPDRLARFTQVQDRLLRIASELVRPGGRLVFVTCSLLDAEGKDRVATLLAEDQEWTRAGPDLPLGCVHGDGVRLSPALDGTDGFFVACLKKSC; this is encoded by the coding sequence ATGACACCGGCAGCCCGGGTCCAGGCCGCGATCGATATCGTCGACGAGGTGATCGAAGCGGCGCGCACCGAGGGCGCGCCCGCCGACCGGCTCGTTGCGGCCTATTTCAAGGCCCGTCGCTATGCAGGATCGAAGGATCGCAGGGCCGTTCGCGAACTCGTTTATTCCTCGATCCGCGCGTGCGGTCCCGTACCGGCGAGTGGCCGCGCGGCGATGTTGCGACTTGCGCAGCTGGACGAAGGTCTCGATCCATTGTTCGACGGTTCGGCGCACGGTCCCCAGCCGATCGGCGAGACGGAAGAAGCTGCAGCGGGCGGGCTCGCGCCCCAGTGGCTGGTCGACGCGCTCGAAGCTTCGGATGTTTCGGGACAGGACGCCGCGGCCCTGATGTCGCGCGCACCCCTCGACGTGCGGGTCAACGCTCTCAAGGCCGACCGCGCCACGATCGAACTCCCTGAAGCCGGCGAAATCCTGGCCGCGCCGCAGGGACTGCGGTTCGAATCCGGAACGCAGGTCGAGCAATGGGAGGCCTGGCGCGACGGGCTGGTCGAGGTTCAGGACCATGGCAGCCAGCTGGCCTGCATGGCGGCCGGCGCAATGCCCGGCGAGACAGTCGTCGACCTGTGCGCGGGCGCCGGGGGCAAGACGCTTTCGCTCGCGGCGATGATGGACAACAGCGGGACGCTGATCGCCTGCGATACCGACAAGCGCCGGCTCGGCAATTTGCAACCTCGCGCCGAGAAAGCGGGTGCAGGAATGATCGAGATTTGCCTGCTCGATCCCGGCAAGGAATTGGAGATGCTGGCAGATTGGCATGGCAAGGCCGACGCGGTGCTGGTCGATGCACCCTGCTCGGGCACCGGGACCTGGCGGCGCAAGCCGGAAGCAAAGTGGCGCCTCACGCCGGACCGGCTCGCCCGGTTCACCCAAGTCCAAGACCGTCTCCTGCGCATCGCTTCCGAGCTTGTGCGTCCCGGGGGCAGGCTGGTCTTCGTCACCTGTTCGCTACTCGATGCCGAGGGCAAGGACCGCGTCGCAACGTTACTGGCGGAAGACCAGGAATGGACTCGCGCGGGCCCCGATCTGCCGTTAGGCTGCGTTCATGGCGACGGTGTAAGATTGTCGCCGGCACTCGACGGAACCGACGGATTTTTCGTCGCTTGTCTGAAAAAGTCATGTTAA